The Thiosulfativibrio zosterae genome has a window encoding:
- the puuE gene encoding allantoinase PuuE, with protein sequence MPDVYPRDLVGYGSTPPQAVWPNAAKIAVQFVVNYEEGGENCVLHGDPASEAFLSEIVGASPWVGQRHMNMESIYEYGSRAGFWRLHRLFTEQQIPVTVFGVAMALQRNLEVVQAMLDADWEIASHGYRWIDYAQQTEAVEREHLQKALEIHTQLTGKAPAGWYIGRNSEHTRRLLLEMTTPLYDADSYADDLPYWVKSEVKGNEKPHLIVPYTLDVNDMRFATPQGFNSGEQFFQYLKDAFDVLYDEGEVAPKMLSIGLHCRLIGRPGRFLALKRFVDYVKSHEQVWLCTREQIAQHWTKHHYPV encoded by the coding sequence ATGCCAGATGTTTACCCTAGAGATTTAGTGGGCTATGGTTCAACACCGCCGCAAGCGGTTTGGCCCAATGCTGCAAAAATTGCGGTGCAGTTTGTCGTGAACTATGAAGAAGGTGGCGAAAACTGTGTGTTGCATGGTGATCCAGCATCAGAAGCCTTTTTGTCAGAAATCGTCGGGGCAAGTCCTTGGGTGGGGCAACGCCACATGAATATGGAATCGATTTACGAATATGGCAGTCGAGCAGGCTTTTGGCGTTTGCATCGTTTATTTACCGAACAGCAAATTCCGGTCACTGTGTTTGGGGTGGCAATGGCGTTGCAACGCAATCTAGAGGTGGTGCAAGCCATGTTGGATGCTGATTGGGAAATTGCCAGTCACGGCTATCGTTGGATTGATTATGCCCAGCAAACCGAAGCGGTGGAGCGCGAACATTTACAAAAAGCACTGGAGATTCACACCCAGCTTACTGGCAAAGCGCCTGCTGGTTGGTATATTGGGCGCAACAGTGAGCACACACGCCGTTTGTTGTTAGAAATGACCACGCCACTCTATGATGCTGATTCTTATGCCGATGATTTACCCTATTGGGTAAAAAGTGAGGTAAAAGGTAATGAAAAGCCCCATCTAATTGTGCCCTATACGTTGGATGTGAATGATATGCGCTTTGCCACACCTCAGGGATTTAACTCGGGCGAACAGTTTTTTCAATATTTAAAAGATGCCTTTGATGTTTTATATGACGAAGGTGAGGTGGCGCCCAAGATGCTATCAATAGGGCTGCACTGCCGTCTAATCGGCAGGCCTGGTCGTTTTTTGGCGCTGAAACGCTTTGTGGACTATGTGAAATCGCATGAGCAAGTTTGGTTATGCACTCGTGAACAAATTGCACAGCATTGGACGAAACATCATTATCCAGTTTAA
- the uraD gene encoding 2-oxo-4-hydroxy-4-carboxy-5-ureidoimidazoline decarboxylase has product MTLTELNQLSLQAFVTVCEPLLEHCDWVLPQLAATRPFMSVEDMQHKLGLALKSAPLALQKQALCLHPKLGVGKAQPGFSQSEQAQAGLSQLSDEELLQFQTLNQAYETKMGFPFVVAVTGLNKSQILELMAVRVQSTEAAEWPIALNELIKIAQIRVKKLITD; this is encoded by the coding sequence ATGACTTTGACTGAATTAAACCAACTATCTTTGCAAGCTTTTGTAACAGTTTGCGAGCCTTTATTAGAACACTGTGATTGGGTGTTGCCACAGTTAGCGGCAACTCGACCCTTTATGAGTGTTGAGGATATGCAGCACAAATTAGGGTTGGCTTTAAAAAGTGCGCCTTTAGCATTGCAAAAACAAGCCTTGTGTTTGCACCCTAAATTGGGGGTGGGCAAGGCACAACCAGGTTTTTCACAATCTGAACAAGCGCAAGCGGGTTTATCTCAGTTAAGTGATGAAGAGTTGTTGCAATTTCAAACGCTGAATCAGGCTTATGAAACGAAAATGGGTTTTCCATTTGTTGTGGCGGTGACAGGGCTGAATAAATCACAAATTTTAGAGCTGATGGCTGTGCGGGTTCAGTCAACTGAAGCAGCTGAATGGCCGATTGCTCTGAACGAATTAATTAAGATAGCGCAAATCCGTGTAAAAAAACTCATCACGGATTAA
- a CDS encoding ABC transporter substrate-binding protein gives MKLKPLVVAAFVGMTSLSSFSALANTAVKFTLDWKFEGPAAAYLVALEKGFYKEQGLDVTIDSGNGSLDAIPKVASGTYEFGFADVNSLIKFKDQNPDSPLQGILMVYDKPPFAIIGSKQTGVNTPKDLEGKVLGAPAPDGAYAQWKAFTQVAGIDASKVKIDNVSFAVRESMLVQKRVDAIAGFSFSSFLNLKKIGMAPEDIHVMLMADYGLKLYGNTLLVNPAFAEAHPDLVKGFVAATIKGWQYTAAHPEESVKYVLERNKIANEAVETERLKMCLKDNVVTDNVKANGFGGIDYGRMDEAIEQVGMTYDFHHKPTSKAIFTDAYLPAKSAREM, from the coding sequence ATGAAACTTAAACCGCTTGTTGTTGCTGCCTTTGTGGGCATGACTTCTTTATCTAGCTTTTCGGCCTTAGCCAATACCGCTGTTAAATTTACCCTTGATTGGAAATTTGAAGGCCCTGCCGCCGCTTATTTAGTGGCGCTTGAAAAAGGTTTTTACAAAGAACAAGGCTTGGATGTCACGATTGATTCGGGCAACGGCTCTTTAGACGCCATTCCAAAAGTAGCCTCGGGCACTTATGAATTTGGGTTTGCAGATGTCAACTCTTTGATTAAATTTAAAGATCAAAACCCTGATTCACCCTTACAAGGCATTTTAATGGTATACGACAAACCACCGTTTGCCATTATCGGTTCTAAGCAAACGGGTGTGAACACGCCAAAAGATTTAGAAGGTAAAGTGCTGGGGGCACCAGCACCTGATGGGGCTTATGCCCAGTGGAAAGCCTTTACCCAAGTGGCTGGAATTGATGCCTCTAAAGTTAAGATAGATAATGTGAGTTTTGCGGTGCGTGAATCTATGTTGGTGCAAAAACGCGTAGATGCCATTGCTGGTTTTTCATTTTCCTCTTTCCTAAACCTTAAAAAAATCGGTATGGCGCCAGAAGACATTCATGTCATGTTAATGGCAGACTATGGTCTAAAGCTTTATGGCAATACTCTGCTAGTCAATCCAGCCTTTGCCGAAGCGCATCCTGATTTGGTAAAAGGATTTGTGGCAGCCACGATTAAAGGTTGGCAATACACCGCCGCACATCCCGAAGAAAGTGTTAAGTATGTGCTGGAACGCAACAAAATCGCCAATGAGGCTGTTGAAACCGAGCGTTTAAAAATGTGTCTTAAAGACAATGTTGTAACCGATAACGTCAAAGCCAATGGATTTGGTGGTATTGATTATGGTCGTATGGATGAAGCGATTGAACAGGTTGGGATGACTTATGACTTTCATCACAAACCCACTTCTAAAGCAATTTTTACCGATGCTTATTTGCCAGCTAAATCAGCCAGAGAGATGTAA
- the gpt gene encoding xanthine phosphoribosyltransferase: MTHPTENQKYLVSWDQLHRDCRSLTKQIIAMDRKWDGIIAITRGGMIPAAIIARELGIRLVDTISVRTYSHQQISEPVILNDVSATQDGENFLLIDDLVDTGKTAKFVRERLPKAFFATVYAKPEGKPLVDAFITEVSQDTWIYFPWDLALDYVKPLSKTADE; the protein is encoded by the coding sequence ATGACTCATCCTACCGAAAACCAAAAATACCTGGTCTCTTGGGACCAATTACACCGTGACTGCCGCAGTTTAACCAAACAGATTATTGCGATGGATCGTAAATGGGACGGCATTATTGCCATTACCCGTGGCGGCATGATTCCCGCTGCGATTATTGCGCGTGAATTGGGGATTCGTTTGGTCGATACCATTTCGGTGCGCACTTATAGCCACCAACAAATCTCTGAACCCGTCATCTTAAATGATGTGTCTGCCACCCAAGATGGTGAAAACTTTCTGTTGATTGATGATTTAGTGGATACCGGAAAAACCGCAAAATTTGTGCGTGAAAGATTGCCAAAAGCTTTTTTTGCAACGGTTTATGCCAAGCCAGAAGGCAAGCCATTGGTGGATGCATTTATCACCGAAGTGAGCCAAGACACTTGGATTTATTTTCCATGGGACTTGGCGTTAGATTATGTTAAACCGCTTTCAAAAACGGCAGACGAATAA
- the fur gene encoding ferric iron uptake transcriptional regulator produces the protein MSGAELKKVGLKVTLPRLKILEILEQQGDEDHHLTAEDVYKILLEQDEEVGLATVYRVLTQFEQAGIVRRLNFENNLSTFELDTGDNHDHLVCVKTGRVKEFVDPIIEDRIQQIAKEKGYELSGHSLVIYGTCKE, from the coding sequence ATGAGTGGTGCTGAATTAAAAAAAGTTGGGTTAAAGGTGACTTTGCCCAGATTAAAAATTTTAGAGATTCTTGAGCAACAAGGTGATGAAGATCATCATTTAACAGCGGAAGATGTTTATAAAATTTTGCTGGAACAAGATGAAGAGGTCGGTTTAGCAACGGTTTACAGAGTTTTAACCCAGTTTGAACAAGCTGGGATAGTGCGTCGTTTAAACTTTGAAAATAATTTATCAACCTTTGAGCTAGATACCGGTGATAACCACGATCATTTAGTGTGTGTCAAAACCGGAAGAGTCAAAGAGTTTGTGGATCCAATCATCGAAGATCGTATTCAACAAATCGCTAAAGAAAAAGGTTATGAGCTTTCAGGGCATAGTCTGGTGATTTATGGCACTTGTAAAGAATAA
- a CDS encoding type II toxin-antitoxin system RatA family toxin — MKKIVRSALIPFSAQQVYLLVNDVTSYPEFLPWCGGAAVLNETDHQMTASVTIAKAGLSKTFTTQNQLVPGEQILMTLVDGPFSYLQGEWSFKKLDDSACKIQFEVEFEVSNGLLNMALGPIFEQIASTFVDSFCKRAKQVYGS, encoded by the coding sequence ATGAAAAAAATTGTTCGTTCTGCCTTGATCCCTTTTTCAGCGCAACAGGTTTACTTGCTGGTGAATGATGTTACAAGCTATCCAGAGTTTTTGCCTTGGTGTGGCGGAGCTGCAGTTTTAAATGAAACTGATCATCAAATGACTGCCAGTGTAACCATTGCTAAAGCCGGTTTGAGTAAAACCTTTACCACTCAAAATCAATTGGTTCCTGGGGAGCAGATTTTGATGACTTTGGTCGATGGACCTTTTAGTTATTTACAGGGCGAGTGGTCTTTTAAAAAACTCGATGACTCGGCTTGTAAGATACAGTTTGAGGTGGAGTTTGAGGTAAGCAATGGATTACTCAATATGGCATTAGGACCAATTTTTGAGCAGATTGCCTCAACCTTTGTTGATTCTTTTTGCAAAAGAGCGAAGCAAGTTTATGGAAGCTGA
- a CDS encoding ABC transporter permease — MKKTRWTALTQSKSFEIGAPIGIFVGALLIWQLICVWANIPEYFLPTPLKIAETLVTYEEALLENGWQTLKTTVIGFAISVVFGVAVGAIIGNSKTLYNALYPLFIAFETVPKVAVVPILVLWFGIGTTPAIITAWIISFFPIVVNVSTGLATLEPEVVDVMRALKASKRQILFKVGIPNTLPYFFGALKISITLAFVGSVVAETVAANSGIGHLMLSAQANFDVPLMFAGMVVLAVEGLAMYTVFAVLEKRMTRWAFRN; from the coding sequence ATGAAAAAGACCCGATGGACAGCCTTAACGCAGTCTAAATCTTTTGAAATAGGCGCGCCGATTGGTATTTTTGTGGGCGCTTTATTAATCTGGCAGTTGATTTGCGTATGGGCGAATATCCCCGAGTATTTCTTACCCACTCCGCTCAAAATTGCTGAAACGCTAGTCACTTACGAAGAAGCCTTGTTAGAAAATGGTTGGCAAACCCTCAAAACTACGGTGATCGGTTTTGCGATTTCAGTGGTATTTGGCGTGGCGGTGGGTGCCATTATTGGGAACTCTAAAACCCTTTATAATGCACTCTACCCATTGTTTATTGCTTTTGAAACCGTCCCCAAAGTGGCGGTAGTGCCGATTTTAGTTTTGTGGTTTGGCATAGGCACAACCCCTGCGATTATTACCGCATGGATTATTTCGTTTTTTCCCATAGTGGTGAATGTGTCCACAGGATTAGCGACACTTGAACCAGAAGTGGTCGATGTGATGCGTGCGTTAAAAGCCAGTAAACGCCAAATCTTATTTAAAGTGGGTATTCCCAATACCTTGCCGTATTTTTTTGGCGCCTTGAAAATCTCGATTACCTTAGCCTTTGTGGGTTCGGTGGTGGCTGAAACCGTGGCAGCGAATTCAGGGATTGGACATTTGATGTTATCTGCGCAAGCTAACTTTGATGTGCCCTTAATGTTTGCCGGCATGGTGGTATTAGCGGTAGAAGGTTTGGCCATGTACACGGTTTTTGCGGTCTTAGAAAAACGCATGACCCGTTGGGCGTTTAGAAATTAG
- a CDS encoding ABC transporter ATP-binding protein has translation MNAFIQLEKVSLSYNGSERLEDMAIHQVDLSFEEGSFIAVVGPSGCGKSTMMKLLSGLQAPTLGYVFMNNREVKGPVSGVGMAFQKSTLLPWRNILDNVLLPFEVSPDYEYKYRKNKQAYVDKAIALIQQVGLKGFEYHFPWELSGGMQQRASICRALVHDPSLLILDEPFGALDAFTREELWILLSELQADKKFTVLLVTHDLEEAAYLADDIYVMSSRPGRIIHHEKVGFERPRDINLRYEPQFSKLVQKLRGLIKTAKEAA, from the coding sequence ATGAACGCTTTTATCCAACTAGAGAAGGTTTCTCTTAGCTATAACGGATCAGAGCGATTAGAAGACATGGCCATTCACCAAGTAGATTTGTCTTTTGAAGAAGGCAGTTTTATTGCGGTGGTTGGCCCCAGCGGATGCGGTAAGTCGACGATGATGAAACTTTTATCTGGCTTACAAGCACCCACACTGGGTTATGTGTTTATGAATAATCGTGAGGTCAAGGGGCCAGTGTCGGGCGTGGGGATGGCGTTTCAAAAATCCACACTCTTGCCTTGGCGTAATATTTTAGACAATGTGCTCTTGCCGTTTGAGGTGAGTCCAGACTATGAATATAAATATCGCAAAAACAAACAGGCCTATGTGGATAAAGCCATTGCGCTGATTCAACAAGTGGGTTTAAAAGGCTTTGAATATCATTTTCCATGGGAGCTCTCGGGGGGCATGCAACAACGCGCTTCGATTTGTCGTGCGTTGGTGCATGACCCAAGTTTGTTGATTTTAGATGAACCTTTTGGCGCCTTAGATGCCTTTACCCGTGAAGAGTTGTGGATTTTATTGAGTGAGTTGCAAGCCGATAAAAAATTCACGGTTTTATTGGTGACCCACGATTTAGAAGAAGCCGCTTATTTGGCGGATGATATTTATGTGATGTCATCGCGTCCTGGTCGGATTATTCATCATGAAAAGGTTGGTTTTGAACGCCCCAGAGATATCAATTTGCGCTATGAACCGCAGTTTTCAAAGCTGGTGCAAAAGCTGCGAGGCCTTATTAAAACCGCTAAGGAGGCCGCATGA
- a CDS encoding urate hydroxylase PuuD, translating to MDALILEWINLNVKWIHLIVGIAWIGASFYFNWLEGNLERGKAGLNKGVAGDLWAVHGGGFYHVEKFEVAPEKLPTTLHWFKWEAYLTWISGFALLVLVFYISPHLYLIDKSVADITAFQAISISLASLLISWLAYDQLCKSSIGHNNALVFWIVFGALTLEAYLLSQVFSPRAAYIQMGAVVGTIMVANVFFSIIPSQQKMVSAMEAGQVPDGSVGKKGFQRSFHNNYFTLPVLFIMLSGHYPQTFGNDQAWLVLAAISLIGVLTRHYFNLKNRGKVHQWMLPLAASLMVVLAYLTFPKTPEPTALTSNVTFAQIAPIMELRCATCHAAAPTDLAFKVAPKGVELDTQAKIEQQVDAIYAQTIATHAMPIGNLTQMTPDERALLAAWITQFKAP from the coding sequence ATGGATGCACTCATCCTCGAATGGATAAACCTTAATGTCAAATGGATTCACTTAATTGTGGGCATCGCTTGGATTGGGGCTTCTTTTTATTTTAACTGGTTAGAAGGTAATTTAGAGCGTGGCAAGGCCGGTTTAAATAAAGGCGTGGCGGGTGATTTGTGGGCGGTGCATGGCGGTGGTTTTTATCATGTTGAAAAATTCGAAGTCGCCCCCGAAAAACTGCCAACCACTTTGCATTGGTTTAAATGGGAAGCCTATTTAACTTGGATTAGCGGGTTTGCATTATTAGTTTTGGTTTTCTATATCAGCCCGCATTTGTATCTCATCGACAAAAGTGTCGCTGACATCACTGCATTTCAAGCCATCAGTATTAGTTTAGCGTCGTTATTAATCAGTTGGTTAGCCTATGACCAGCTTTGTAAATCGTCGATTGGTCATAATAATGCCCTAGTTTTTTGGATAGTGTTTGGTGCCTTAACCTTAGAGGCCTATTTGCTCAGTCAAGTATTTAGCCCTAGAGCCGCCTACATCCAAATGGGTGCCGTGGTGGGTACCATCATGGTCGCCAATGTCTTTTTCTCGATTATTCCCTCACAACAAAAAATGGTTTCTGCCATGGAAGCTGGTCAAGTGCCAGACGGCAGTGTAGGTAAAAAAGGCTTTCAACGCTCTTTCCATAATAATTATTTTACCTTGCCTGTGCTGTTTATTATGCTCAGCGGACACTATCCACAAACCTTTGGAAATGACCAGGCCTGGTTAGTTTTGGCGGCAATTTCGTTGATTGGTGTGTTGACGCGTCATTACTTCAATTTAAAAAATCGTGGCAAGGTTCATCAGTGGATGTTGCCTTTGGCTGCGTCGCTGATGGTGGTGTTGGCTTATTTAACCTTTCCTAAAACCCCCGAGCCTACGGCATTAACTTCAAATGTAACCTTTGCGCAAATTGCACCGATTATGGAGCTGCGTTGTGCCACTTGTCACGCTGCCGCGCCCACGGATCTTGCCTTTAAGGTTGCCCCGAAGGGGGTTGAACTAGACACCCAAGCTAAAATTGAACAGCAGGTGGATGCCATTTATGCGCAAACCATTGCAACCCATGCCATGCCAATTGGCAATTTAACGCAGATGACGCCTGACGAGAGAGCCTTGTTAGCCGCATGGATTACGCAATTTAAGGCGCCATAA
- the smpB gene encoding SsrA-binding protein SmpB, with product MAKKKPKQNNSNQIAQNKKARFDYFIEADYQAGLALEGWELKSLRAGKVQISEAYIIIKNHEIWLFGALITPLITASTHSVHDPLRLRKLLMHRREIDRLMGMIDQKGYTLVPLNLHWSKGKVKVSVGLAKGKKLHDKRATEKERDWNRDKLRILKGDH from the coding sequence ATGGCAAAGAAAAAACCAAAACAAAACAACTCAAACCAAATCGCCCAAAATAAAAAGGCGCGTTTTGACTATTTTATTGAAGCTGATTATCAAGCAGGTTTAGCTTTGGAAGGCTGGGAACTGAAAAGTTTGCGCGCCGGTAAGGTTCAAATTAGCGAAGCTTACATCATTATCAAAAACCATGAAATTTGGCTTTTTGGTGCTTTGATTACCCCTTTGATTACCGCTTCAACCCACTCCGTTCATGACCCGCTTCGTCTTCGTAAGTTGCTGATGCATCGCCGAGAAATCGACCGTCTCATGGGCATGATTGACCAAAAAGGCTATACTTTAGTGCCATTAAACCTTCACTGGTCAAAAGGCAAAGTAAAGGTTTCTGTGGGATTAGCCAAAGGTAAAAAACTCCATGACAAGCGCGCCACAGAAAAAGAACGCGATTGGAATCGTGATAAATTGCGAATTTTAAAAGGTGACCATTAA
- a CDS encoding RnfH family protein: MEADSKMIFVEIAYGLVDKQYLYGFEVPEGSTIEQAVLLSPLIKEIPDLNYEQVGIFAKLMPASTVLKAGDRIEVYRPLKIDPRKRRRDSVEKERKESIK, translated from the coding sequence ATGGAAGCTGATTCTAAAATGATTTTTGTTGAAATTGCCTACGGTTTAGTGGATAAACAGTATCTGTACGGATTTGAAGTGCCAGAGGGTAGTACTATCGAGCAAGCCGTTTTACTATCACCGCTTATTAAAGAAATTCCTGATCTAAACTACGAGCAAGTGGGTATTTTTGCCAAACTGATGCCAGCCTCAACCGTGTTGAAAGCTGGCGATAGAATTGAAGTGTATCGCCCTTTAAAAATCGATCCGCGCAAACGCCGCAGAGATTCTGTGGAAAAAGAGCGTAAAGAATCGATTAAATAA
- a CDS encoding GntR family transcriptional regulator, whose product MEKNKSSRNQEQIIYDRLFDVILEQKLQPGVRLVEVPLSEIFGVSRTVVRRALLRLSHEGVVEIKPNVGASVVTTPAEEVAQYFEARRIVECALIRMVVGKLSHYQVETLQAMVREENRYFDTGNRAKGLRKSTEFHFFIAEASKNQPLAEMAKQLIARTSLIVAQYNLSGSGGCACVDHSALVKVVLEGTPDEAEKLMDVHLRHIEESLFLKKQEVEPDLYALLKEV is encoded by the coding sequence ATGGAAAAAAATAAAAGTTCTAGAAATCAAGAACAGATTATTTATGATCGTTTATTTGATGTCATTCTAGAGCAAAAACTTCAGCCTGGGGTGCGTTTAGTTGAAGTGCCTTTGTCTGAGATTTTTGGGGTAAGTCGCACGGTGGTGCGCCGCGCTTTATTGCGACTGTCGCATGAAGGTGTGGTTGAAATTAAACCCAATGTGGGCGCCAGTGTGGTGACCACGCCCGCTGAAGAAGTGGCGCAATATTTTGAAGCGCGTCGCATTGTGGAATGTGCTTTGATTCGCATGGTGGTTGGCAAACTCAGCCATTATCAGGTAGAAACTTTGCAAGCCATGGTACGCGAAGAAAATCGCTATTTTGATACGGGTAACCGTGCTAAAGGACTGCGAAAGTCAACCGAGTTTCACTTTTTTATTGCCGAGGCCTCAAAAAATCAGCCCTTGGCAGAAATGGCTAAACAGTTGATTGCCCGCACCTCTTTAATAGTGGCGCAATATAACTTGTCTGGGTCGGGTGGCTGCGCTTGTGTGGACCATTCGGCCTTGGTAAAAGTGGTTTTAGAGGGCACGCCCGATGAAGCTGAAAAACTGATGGATGTGCATTTACGCCACATTGAAGAAAGTTTGTTTTTAAAGAAACAAGAAGTAGAACCCGATTTATATGCACTGTTAAAAGAAGTCTAG
- a CDS encoding outer membrane protein assembly factor BamE, translated as MLLSKTFQLTAILLAASILNGCSYLKPYKAPITQGTIIKQEQANLLQDGLTMQQVQSILGPPYGKDPFNPLHWEYVFYTTDKDYYPNSIRYLALNFDSDSYLKNWEIRSQEVEINTHDGFIDRLFLED; from the coding sequence ATGCTTTTATCAAAAACCTTTCAGCTGACTGCCATACTACTTGCCGCTTCCATATTAAATGGTTGCTCTTATCTCAAACCATACAAGGCGCCAATTACGCAAGGCACCATCATCAAACAAGAACAGGCTAATCTATTACAAGACGGCTTAACAATGCAGCAGGTGCAATCCATTTTAGGGCCACCTTATGGCAAAGATCCTTTTAACCCTTTGCACTGGGAGTATGTTTTTTATACCACGGATAAAGACTACTACCCGAATTCTATTCGCTATTTAGCGTTAAATTTTGACAGTGATTCATACTTAAAGAATTGGGAAATACGCAGTCAAGAAGTAGAAATAAATACCCATGATGGCTTTATTGACAGACTATTTTTAGAAGATTGA